Proteins encoded within one genomic window of Humulus lupulus chromosome 1, drHumLupu1.1, whole genome shotgun sequence:
- the LOC133831530 gene encoding uncharacterized protein LOC133831530, with translation MQKLYDHQYNDSDIMAMAAVSLEAMAMADLNHHHFDMDFEEWERRELDQSPPAHLLADDDEEEEEEKEEEKDDNISPSRREEDEDIRSLEPESRVLSFDNMKRLLIVWVNKLLCWRNNLRLFL, from the coding sequence ATGCAAAAACTATATGATCATCAGTACAACGATAGCGATATTATGGCCATGGCAGCTGTTTCATTAGAAGCTATGGCAATGGCTGATTTAAACCATCACCATTTCGATATGGATTTCGAAGAATGGGAGCGAAGGGAGTTAGATCAGTCACCTCCAGCGCATTTATTAGCCGatgatgatgaagaggaagaagaagaaaaagaagaagaaaaggacgaTAATATATCACCATCGAGacgtgaagaagatgaagatatACGATCATTGGAGCCAGAGAGCAGAGTACTGTCTTTCGATAATATGAAGAGGCTCTTAATAGTTTGGGTTAATAAACTGCTGTGTTGGCGGAATAATTTAAGGTTATTCCTCTGA
- the LOC133832387 gene encoding uncharacterized protein LOC133832387, with protein MHFFKRKIIEDQQFGENGQTSIPNPENLAPTHPKKVQRNESEIFDIAYLERDPEKRPPIWEYPINQQDEIRRAYIKVGPYQIKLESYPPFGSKEHLRRFCSSWFELFPLWLEYSPSVDAVFCLPCYLFSKPTRWMEANNFFLGGFKNWKNVNNGNNGALLRHVVKWLAFQACAFQGRDQSKESINRGNFHELLKLLASYNDKAPLNATYTSLDIQKEILYILSNKVKKEIRQEIGVSKFCIIVDEALDVSKREQMALVLIFVDKEGFIHEQFFGVVHLRDTTALALEEGIVFVLSQHNLVISNIHRQGYDGASNMRGVWNGLQALICNECPYAYYIHCLAHCHQLALVAASREVSRVHQFFSTLIFIIIIVTASCKRNDELKEAQSVEFATKIANYDIESGTGLNQIGTLKRAGDTRWGSHLGSISSLLKMFNATCVVLSKIAKEKVSYSQRGDADFACNQLLSFEFVFILHLMKEILEITHILYVALQRQSQDILNVELLVLSSAFDLRDGFKLCKIDDICKLAEKFCPNDFLGKEVNLSSIHELCQGLVKIRKAIMYPLIDRLLRLVLTLPVSTATTERASSIMKIIKTKLRNKMEDSFFE; from the exons AtgcatttttttaaaagaaaaatcattGAAGATCAACAATTTGGAGAAAATGGTCAAACATCTATTCCAAATCCTGAAAATTTAGCTCCCACACATCCTAAGAAGGTTCAAAGAAATGAAAGTGAAATATTTGATATTGCCTATTTGGAGCGTGATCCTGAAAAACGTCCTCCAATTTGGGAATACCCAATTAATCAACAAGATGAAATTCGTCGAGCTTATATTAAAGTTGGACCATATCAAATCAAACTTGAAAGCTATCCGCCATTCGGATCAAAGGAGCATCTTCGACGTTTTTGTAGTTCTTGGTTTGAATTGTTTCCTCTTTGGCTAGAATACTCTCCATCAGTTGATGCAGTATTTTGTTTGCCTTGCTATTTATTTAGTAAGCCAACTAGATGGATGGAAGCAAACAATTTTTTTCTTGGAGGCTTTAAGAACTGGAAGAACGTCAACAATGGAAATAATGGTGCTCTCTTACGACATGTGG TCAAATGGCTTGCCTTTCAAGCTTGTGCCTTTCAAGGACGTGACCAAAGTAAAGAATCAATTAATCGAGGAAATTTCCATGAACTTCTGAAGTTATTGGCATCTTACAATGATAAG GCTCCTTTAAATGCCACATATACATCGCTTGATATTCAAAAGGAGATTCTTTATATACTTTCCAACAAGGTCAAGAAAGAGATTCGTCAAGAAATTGGAGTCTCAAAATTTTGCATCATAGTAGATGAAGCACTTGATGTGTCCAAAAGAGAACAAATGGCTCTTGTTTTGATATTTGTAGATAAAGAAGGGTTCATTCATGAACAATTTTTTGGTGTTGTCCATCTACGTGACACTACGGCGTTAGCTTTGGAAGAAGGTATAGTTTTTGTTCTTTCTCAACATAATTTAGTTATTTCTAACATACACAGGCAAGGGTACGATGGAGCTAGTAACATGAGAGGAGTGTGGAATGGCTTGCAGGCTTTAATTTGTAATGAATGTCCATATGCATATTACATCCATTGTTTAGCCCATTGCCACCAACTTGCGTTAGTTGCAGCTTCTCGAGAAGTAAGTCGAGTTCATCAATTTTTCTCTACCTTAATTTTCATTATCATTATTGTTACTGCATCTTGCAAGCGTAATGATGAATTAAAGGAGGCTCAATCTGTTGAATTTGCTACTAAGATTGCAAATTATGACATCGAATCAGGGACGGGGTTAAATCAAATTGGCACCTTAAAGCGAGCTGGAGATACTCGTTGGGGTTCTCATTTGGGTTCTATTTCCAGCTTGCTAAAAATGTTTAATGCAACTTGTGTGGTTTTGAGTAAAATTGCAAAAGAAAAGGTTTCATATTCTCAACGTGGAGATGCAGATTTTGCTTGCAATCAATTATTATCTTTTGAGTTTGTTTTCATATTACATCTTATGAAAGAGATTTTGGAAATTACTCATATTCTTTATGTAGCCTTACAACGACAATCACAAGATATTTTGAATG TAGAGTTGCTTGTTCTTAGCAGTGCTTTTGATCTTAGAGATGGATTTAAATTGTGCAAGATCGATGATATTTGCAAACTTGCAGAGAAGTTCTGTCCTAATGATTTCTTGGGGAAAGAAGTC aatttatctaGTATTCATGAATTGTGTCAAGGCTTGGTGAAAATAAGGAAAGCAATTATGTATCCTCTTATTGACAGATTACTTAGGCTTGTTCTTACTCTTCCTGTATCAACAGCAACTACAGAACGAGCATCTTCTATCATGAAAATTATCAAGACAAAGCTTCGAAACAAGATGGAAGATAGTTTTTTTGAATGA